ATCGGCGTGGTGAAGCGGTTCCTGAACCGTTTCGGGCTGGAACGGGGCAAGGTCTGGCCGTGGCGGTACTCGGCGGTGATCGCCTGGGCCGGGATGCGCGGCGTGGTCACCCTCGCCGCGGCGTTCGTCCTGCCCGCGGACACCCCGCAGCGCGCGGTACTGGTGCTGGCCGCGTTCACCGTGGTAGCCGGGACGCTGGTGGTGCAGGGCATGACGCTGCCGCCGTTGATCCGGCGGCTGCGGCTGCCCCGTCCGGATCCGGCGGAAGACGCGCTGCAGGAAGCCGCGGTGCTGCACGACATGACCCGCGTCGCGCTCGTCAAGCTGGAGGAGCTGCGCCGCCCGGAGGATCCGCCGGAGGTGATCGAGCGGCTGCGCGACCGGCTGCAAGACCGGTCCGACGCCGCGTGGGAGCAGCTCGGCCGGCAGAGCACACTCGCCGAAACGCCGAGCGACGCCTACCGTCGGCTCCGGGTTCAGCTGCTCGACGCCGAGCGCGAGCAGTTCCTGAAAGCGCGCGACGCGGGAACCGCGGACGACCTGGTCTTGCGCCGCGTGCTGGCCCGGCTCGACATCGAAGAATCCATGCTCGACCGCGACGAGGAGGAACCGCCGATGGAAGGCCGTGAGCTCAGCACCCCCGCCGCCACCGCCGGATCGTGCAAGCACCTCAGCCACGAATGGCCGGAGCGCGCACCCAGCTCCCCGGATTCCTGCGCCGAGTGCATCAAGGCCGGGACCACCTGGGTGCACCTGCGGATGTGCCTCAAGTGCGGGAATGTGGCCTGCTGCGACTCTTCGCCCGCCAAGCACGCGTCGCAGCATTTTCACGACACGCTGCACCCGGTGATGCGCAGCTTCGAACCGGGCGAGACCTGGCGGTGGTGCTTCGTGGACAAGCAACTCGGCTGAGCAAGCAGGTTAGGGTCGGGTCATGAGCACCCCCGAGCAGGAAATCGAGTACCGCCAGCACCGCTTCCGCCCGCCGGCCGGCGCCACCGAGATTTTCCTGGTGCGCCACGGCGAATCGATGCCGCAACGGGTCAGCGAGCCGTTCGACCTCGTCAACGGCCAGGCCGACCCCGACCTCGCCCCGGAAGGCCGCGAGCACGCCGCGCGCGTCGGCGAGCGGCTGATGTCGGAACGGATCGACGCGCTCTACGTGACCACGCTGCGCCGCACCGTGCAGACCGCCGCGCCGCTCGCGGAGAAGCTCGGCCTCACTCCGGCGGTCGAGCCTGGCCTGCGCGAGATCCACCTCGGCGAATGGGAGAACGGGCTATTCCGCAAGAACAGCGCCGACGGGCACCCGCTGATCGAGCGGCTGTGGACCGAGCAGCGGTGGAGCGTGCTGCCCGGGGCGGAGGACGACGAAGCGTTCGGCGAGCGGATCCGCGCCGCGCTGACCCGGATCGCCGAAGCGCACCCGGACCAGCGGGTGGCGGTGTTCACCCACGGCGGCGTGATCGGCGAGGTGTTCGCGCAGGCCAGCGCCACGCCCGAGCGGTTCGCGTTCCTCGGCGCGGACAACGGATCGGTGTCGCACCTGGTGATCCACGGCGGCAGGTGGATCATCCGCCGGTTCAACGACACGTCTCACCTGGCCATGCCGCTCGGCTGAGGCCGCGGCTCGGCGCGGCGGATCGCCCCCGCCGCGACGAGCTGCACCGTCACCAGCACCGCGACCGATTCGGCGGCCAGCAGGCTGATCAGCACCAGTACCTGGGTAGTGCCCGCCTGCACCGGGCCCGCGCCGCCGAGCAGCACGCCGACATAAGCGCCCGGCAGCGTCACCAGGCCGACGGTGCGGGTCTGATCGAGCGCCGGGATCAGCGCGTGGCCGGCGGACGGACGGCAGATCTCCAGCGCGGCTTGCCGGGGCAGGAAGCCGAGGGCCAACGCGGCCTCGTACTCGCCGTGCCGCAGCTTGAGCTCGTCCAGCGCGCGACGGGCGGCTTGCGAAGTGGCGGTCATCGAACCGCCGATCACGATGCCGGCGACCGGGACGACGGCGATCGGCTTCGGCGGGACAACCCCGGCGCCGAGCACCAAAGCGAGCACCGGGACCACGCCAGCCGCCAGCGCGAGCGCGACCCAGGCCAGCTGGCGGCGAGCGCCGATCCGACCGGCCGAGGTGACCGCTGCGATGGAGAACATGGCGAGGACGAACAGCCCGGTCAGCCAGTCCGACCGCAGGATGACCGTGATGATCAACGAGACCAGGGCGAGCTGAGCCACCGCCCGCACCGCCGCGACGAGCACTGCCCGGCCCTGGCCCAGCTGGCCGAACCGGACCACCGCCGAGCCCGCGAGCGCCAGCACCGCGAGCACCGCGATGAGGGCGGGGCCGAACCCGATCGCACCGTTCACGACGGTGATCCTGCCGCAGATCCGGCTCTCGCGAGCGCAGCAGCCGCCCTGGCGCGCCCCGGCGCGCTCGCCCCGGGCCAGGGTTCTTCGCTGCATAACCCTGCTCGGGGACTGTCCGTGAAGGGCCCCTTGAGGGACTTGGATTCCGTGAAGGGCCCCCTGAGGGACTCGGATTCCGCGAAGCACCCCCGATGGACTCGGGTTCCGTGAAGCGCCCTGACGGATTTGGGCACAGGCTTCAGCTCCGTCAAGGACCCCATCCCAGATCGAGGTTCCGTGCGAGCCCTCCCGGGCTTCGCCGGGAAAGCGGACCGGCGGTTCCGCGAAGGAGCAGCCTCAGGCGGTGCAGCTGAGCTGGCGGCCGTCCCCGGCCACGGCTTTCTCCGCGACGACGCGCCCGTCGACCCGGATCCGGCATGCCAGCGACCCGGTGCTCTGCGCGACCAGGCTGGTGAACACCGCCTGTCCGGCGGGCACGGACCGCTGCACGGTCGCAGACCAGGGCAGGTGCACTTCGACCTGCTGCTCGAGGTCTCCGCCCTCGGCGACGTAAGTGAGGTTGTGCGCGACATCGTCGCCGGTCAGCTCGTAGACGACGGTCCGGGTGATCTCGTGGACGACCGCCGGTTCGACGGGTGCCGCGGCGGGCGGAGCGGCGCGGCCGGGCGCGGTCTTGGGCATGACGTACCAAGCGACCGTGACCGCCACGGCGATGACGCCGACCACGACCACGACGCTGCCGAGCGGCCGCAGCCGGCCCGGTTCCCCCCGGGCCGTCGTGGACCGGGTCGCGCCAGGAACACCCATGGAGAGGTCTTCTCTTCTCGAGCGCACTTCCCGCGAGTGCGACGTCTGGTTCTTCGCCAGGCGATCACACGGTGTTAGCCAGTTCGGAAAAAACAACCGGTTTTCACCCTGTCGGGGGTAATGCGAGGTCGCACGGCAGTACGGCCAGCACAGACGATGCCGATCACGCCGGCGTTCCCGCCGCAACACCGAAGGCGATCAGTCGACCAGGCCCGCTTCGGACAGCATCCGCAGCACCCGCTGCCCGGCCGGCGGGCACGCTCCGGCGTCCTCGGCGCGCAGCCAGGCGGCCTCGGCGATCTCGGCCGCCGGCTCCGGTTCGCCGGTGTGGTCGGCGGTGTAACAGGTCATCCGCACCCGGCGGCCGTCGGCGAATCCGTCCGCCTGCTCGTCGAGCAACGCGAAGAACCGGAAGCTCAGCGGGTCCAGCGCCACGCCGAGCTCCTCCCGGATCTCCCGGCACAGTCCCGCGACGTCGCCCTCGCCGGGTTCGCGTTTGCCTCCGGGGAGGTAGAACTTGGTCTTGCCGGTGGTCCGGACGGACAGCAGCCGACGGTCGCGGACGTGGACCCAGGCCAGTGCGTCGATCGGGGTCATGGGACGCATTCTGTCGTACCCGGGGGGCATGATTCCGGGGTGTACCGCGAAAGCCCGCCGCCCGCCGCGCTGCCCGCTGCCGTGCGCCGTCTCGTGCGTTGCGGCTGGGAGTCGGTGGAGGCCGGCCCGAAACGCATCGTCCCGGACGGCTGCGTGGACCTCGTCGCCGGCGGCGGCGAGGTGTTCGTCGCCGGACCGGACACGACCGCCTGGACGTCGGTGTTCCCGCCCGGCGCCCCGGTGCGCGGGCTGCGGTTCCGCCCGGGTGCGGCGGCCGCGGCGCTCGGAGTGGGCGCGGACGAGTTGCGCGACAGCCGCGTCCCGTTGGGACGGCTGTGGAACCGCCGCGGGGAGGCGTTGGCGGACCGGATCCTGAGCGGGGCCGATCCGGGCGCGGAGCTGGCTGCGGTCTTGGCTGAGGAGGTCGTGTCCGCGCAGCGGTTGCCGGACGCGGAGGATCCGGTGGTGGCGCGGATGCTGGCGCAGCTTTCCGCGACGGGTCGTCCGGGCCGGGAACAGCTCGCGCCGGCCGGACGGAGCGAGAGGCAGGTGCGCCGCCGGTTCACCTTGGCCGTCGGCTACGGGCCGGCCGTCTACCGCCGCGTGCTGCGATTTCAACGAGCCGTCGCGCTCGCACCTGCCGCACCGAGTCTGGCCGAACTGGCCGTCGCAGCCGGATACGCCGACCAGCCGCACCTCTCCCGCGAATGCCGCGCGCTCACCGGGCTTACGCCGGGCGCTTATTTCGCGCTGCGGTCGGGCGTCTCCCGCCGCCCAGTCCGGCCGACGCGCCGCGCCCCTTGGCCGAGGCTTGTCACTCTGCCGCCAACTCCTGTTGCCGCGCAAGAAAATGCGCGGTATCCGCGGTAGCCGGGTACAACGCCCGGTAATGTGCGTAGAACTCGTCGTACCTATCCGCCCGCGCCGGGTCCGGCGGCACCGTCTCCGCGACCGGGTTCCACGTCTCGATGTCCGGCTCCAGCCCGACCGCAACCGCCGCCAGGAACGCGTCGCCGAAGCACGCGCCGATCGTCTCCGTCGGCAGCACCTGCGGCATCCGGGTCACATCGCTCACAATGCCGGTCCACACGCGGCCCTGCGTGCCCCCGCCGACCGCGACCAGCCGCCGCACCGAAGGGCCCATCGAGGAAAGGTTGTGCCGCACCCCGTAAGCCGTTCCTTCCAGCGCCGCGCGGTACAGCTCCGCCCGGCCGTGCGCAGTCGTCAGCCCGGCGATCAACCCGCGCGCCGCCGGATCCGGCACCGGCGTCCGTTCGCCGGCGAAGTACGGCAGCATCAGCAGACCGCGGCTCCCGGCTGGCACCTTCGCGGCAGCGGCGGCGAGTTCGGCGAAATCGCCGTCGAAGAGGCCGCGCAGCCAGTCGGTGATCGCACCGGACGTCGCCATCCCGGCGGCCAGCGAGTAGCTGCCCGGGAACACCCCGCGCGTCGCCCACAGCCCGGGCGACCGCCGCGCCTCGGCGACCGCCTGGACCAGGAACATCGTGGTGCCGTACATGATCATCGTGTCGCCGGGTTCGCGCACGCCCGCGCTGGTCGCCTCGGCCCACGCGTCGACCGTCCCGCAGGTGACCGGAAGCCCGGCGGGCAGGCCGGTCTCCGCAGCCGCCGCCGCGGTGACCGTGCCGGCCACGTCGGTCGGCCAGGCCAGCCGCGGCAGGTCGATCCCCGGCGCGACGAGTGCCGCCCAGTCCCCGGCCCAGTCGCCGGTGCGCAGGTCGTACATCGGGTCGCACTGGCTGGCCGAATGGTGGTCGAGCACGTACTCGCCGGTCAGCCTCTGGACCAGATACGAGCTCGCCATCAGGAACTGCCGGGTTCGCGCGGCGACCTCCGGCTCGTGCCGGTACAGCCACCGCCACTTCGGGCCGACCGCCTGGCTGGACAGCGCGCTGCCGCATCGCTCCACAATGGACTCTTCGCCGAGTTCCGCGGTCAGCTCGGCGATCTCCGCGCTCGCCCGGGTGTCGATGCCGTACAGGATCGCCGGGCGCAGCGGCCGGCCGTCGGCGCCGGCGGGCAGCAGCACCGGCCCGATGCCGCTCACCGCCAGTCCGGCCGGAACCGCGCCGCCGGACAGCAGTTCGCGCACCAGCTCAGCGAACCCGGCCCACCAGACGGTCTCGGCGTCGTGCTCGAACCAGCCGGGGCGGGGACGGGAGGTGCTGTGCGGGCGGCTCGCGCGCGCCAGTACAGTGCCGTCCGCACCCACGAGGACGCCTTTGGAGCTGGACGTGCCGATATCGATGCCGAGCAACGGGCCCGGTCGCATCGCAGCACCCCCGGTACTCGGACGGTAAACGATTACCTGGGACGGTATTCTGAGGTCACCGGGGTGTCAATGAAGCAAGCCGAGGAGCCGCGATGGCCACGATCAGCGATGTCGCCGCCCGCGCGGGCGTCTCGACCGCGACCGTGTCGCGGACCCTGAACGGGAAGTCCACAGTGGACCCCGAGCTGGCCGCACGGGTGCTCGCCGCCGCCGAGGAGCTCGGCTACCAGCCGAACGGGCTGGCGCGGAACCTGCGCCGGCAGGAGACCGCGGTCCTCGCGCTGATCATCTCCGACGTCGAGAACCCGTTCTTCACCTCGATCGCGCGCGGCGTCGAGGACCTCGCCCAGATCTCCGGATACTCGGTCGTGCTGTGCAACTCGGACGAGAACGAGGACAAAGAGCGGCAGTACCTGGACGTCGCGCTCCAGGAACGCGTCGCCGGGGTGCTGCTTTCCCCCACCGGCCCGGCCACGAACGTGACGCGGCTGCAGCGTCTGGGCATCCCGGTCGTCGCGGTCGACCGGCCGTTGCCCGGCACCGGCGGGGACCAGGTCCTGGTCGACACCCGCCGGGCCGCCCGCGAGGCCGCCCGGCACCTGGTCGCGGCCGGCTACCGGCGGATCGCCTGCCTGACCGGCCCGGACGGCGTCCGCACCGCTGACGACCGGCTGGCCGGTTACCTCGACGCGATCGGCCGGAAGAACGCGCTCTACCGCCGCACCGAGTACCGCGCGGAAGGCGCCCGCCGCGCCGCCGGCGACCTGCTGGACCTGCCCGCTCCGCCGGACGCGCTGCTCGTCGCCAACAGCACGATGACGATCGGAGTGCTGGAAGCGCTCGCGAGCCGCGGCCTCCGTGCCGGCCGCGATGTCGGGATCGTGTCCTTCGACGACGCCCCGTGGACCACCTTGGTCGACCCGCCGCTGACGGTCGTCGCCCAGCCGGCGTACGAGATCGGCCGGGTGGCGGCGCAGCTGCTGCTGGCCCGGATCGCGGACAGCACCCGCGCGCCGGTAACGACGACGCTGGAGGCGCAGCTGATCGAACGGCAAAGCTCCCACCGCTGACCCGACCCGCAGGGCCGCGAAGGGCCGCTTGGGGGAATCTGATTCCGGCAAGGGGCCCTTCACGGACGGGCTCGCCAGAACTTCGTCCAGCCGCGGACCCGGCCTTGCCGCGCCGCCGCGTCCGTGCGGGCCGCGGAATCCGGGGTGGGAACGACGTGCCTGGCGGACCGACGAAGCCCGTCGATCCGCCAGGAACGCCCCACCCCCTGTCCCCCCAGCTTCCGCCGCGGAACGGCGGAGCGCGGGCCGCACAAGGGCGGGAAAACGATTACCAATTCGCAACGTAAAACCGGCGGCGCCGAGTGTCAAGAACACGAAAGCCTGGACAAGCCACCCGGTGCGGGGCAGACTGTCCGGAAATCGCCTACGCATCGTGTTGACTGCTGTGCGATAAGTGTCGATCTCTGGTGAATTCACCCACAAATCGGCGAGAAACCGCACGAACCCGCACATCCGCGCTAGTCTGGGCGCATGTCGATCGCGCTGGAGAACGTCCTCGCCAGAGCCGGGCTCAAGGCCGATGCGAACGAGTTCCTCACCCTGGTGGAGGACGCGGCCCGTCGGTTGTCCCCGCCCAACCCCGACCCGTCGCACTACTTCTCCCCAGACCAGCAAGCGGCGCTCTCCGACGTGGGCCTCGATCTGCGCCCGCGCGACGAGTCGGAGCCCGACTTCCGCGCGCGCACGGTCGCCGCGCACGCGGTGCTCGCCGATTCCGCGCTGTCGGTCGGCCAGGCCGCGGAGATGCTGAACGTCGACGACAGCCGGATCCGGCACCGGCTCAAGGAAGGCCGGCTCACCGGCTGGAAGGACCAGGGCTGGCGGCTGCCCGCGTGGCAGTTCAACGGCTCCGGCGTGCTGCCCGGTCTCGAGGTCGTGCTGCGCGCGGTGCCCGACGACCAGCCCGCGCTGGTGGTCGCCGCGTTCATGAACACCCCGCAGGCCGACCTGGTGATCAACGATCGCCCGGCCACGCCGCGGCAGTGGCTGCTCGCCGGCGGCGACCCGGAGCCGGTCGCCCGGCTGGTCGCCACGCTCGGCGAGCCGTTCTGACCAGACGGCGCCGAACCGCGACACTGAACGCCGGCGCCGAACCCTGGCACTGAATCTCAGCTCTGACCTTCGGCATCGAACCTCGGCGCGGCGCACCGCCGAGCCCACCGGCCGGGCAGGCCCGCCGCCCTGCCCCGCCGGAGCTGCCCCGACACAGGACGGACGACCTCCCCCGCATGGCCCGGCTCCCCTCGCCCCCGGCGCGGTCGGCTCTGGTCAAAGGGCTGGACCGCGATCACGACGTGGTCGCGGTCCAGCCCGAGACCCGGCTGGCCCGCATCTTCACCGCACACGGCAACCACCCGCAGCAGTGGAACACCTTCCGCTACACCGGCCCGCTCCCGCACGGCCGGTTCGACCAGCAGCATCCGGGCCGGGGCAGCGTCCCGGTCACCGACCCGGCGAACGGGGTGCTGTACTTCGGGCTCACCGTGCGCACCTGCGTCGCCGAGGTGTTCCAGACGACGTCCACAGTGGACCGGTCGACCCGCGGGCCGCGGCTGGTCGTGGTGCGCCCGACCCGGGTGCTGCGGCTGCTCGACCTGACCGGTCTGTGGCCGACCCGGGTCGGCGCGTCGCAGGAGATCTCCAGCGGGCCGAAGAAGACGACCCAGGCGTGGGCGCGCGCGATCCGCGGGGCGATGCCGGACCTCGACGGGCTGTGGTACCGCTCGTCGATGGACGCCGGCGAACCCTCGCTGTGCCTGTGGGACCCACCGGCCGGCGCGGCGCTGCCGATCGCCCCGGACGTCCTGCTTCCGCTGGACCATCCGGGGCTCGACGTGCCGCTCGGCCGGGTGTGCGAAGAGCTGAACTACACGCTGATCAGCTGAGGTGGCGCGACCACCAGTCCAGCACCGCCTCGAACCGCTGCACCCGGTGCCTCGGCTTGCCGGAACGGGTCAGCTCGTGCCCTTCGCCGGGGAACAGCAGGAACTCGGTCTCGACTCCGGCCGTGCGCAGCGCCACGAACTGCCGCTGAGCCTGCTCGAGCGGGCACCGCCAGTCCTGCTCGGAGTGCACGACGGCGAACGGGATCCGCACGTCCGCGGCGTAGGTCAGCGGGCTGCGCCGCCGCTGTTCCTCCTGGTCCGGGCCGACGTAGCCGTCGGTGAAGAAGTAGCCGATGTCGGAGCTGCCGGCGAAGGAGTCCCACGCGTTCACCGCGCGCTCGCTCCACGCCGCACGGAACCGGTCTGGGTGCTTCGCGGCGACCCAGCTGGTCATGAACCCGCCGTAGGAGCCGCCCATGATGCCGGTCCGCGAGGCGTCCAGGTCGGGCCGTTCCAGCGCCTTGTCCAGCAGCGCGAGCACGTCGTCGACGTCGACCGTGCCCAGGTGGTGCACCACCGACGTGCCGTGCGCCTGCCCGTATCCGGCCGAGCCGCGCGGGTTGCCGAGCACGACCGCGAACCCGGCCGACGCGTACACCTGCGCCTCGTCGAACACCGTCCATTCCTGCTGGGTGAACGGCCCGCCGTGCACCACCCGCAGGACCGGATGCGGGCCGTCGCCGTCGGGCAGCACGAGCCAGCCGTGCACCGGGTACCCGTCCGGCGCGGTCGTCTCCAGCTCCACCACCTCGCAGAGACCCTTGTCCCGCAACGGCTTGGAGTAGTCCGTCAGCGTGCGCGGACCGTCCGCCGACAGCACCGCCAGATCGCCCGCGGACTCCGGGCCGGCCACGACCGCGACGATCGTTTCGCCGTCCGCCGCGAACCCGTGCACCGCGGACTGGCCGGCGTGCAGCACGCGCAGGTCCGCCAGCACCGCGTTCTTCGCGGCAGCCGAGACCGCGCGCAGCTCCACCGCGCCCCGGTTGCGGACCGCGAACAGCAGCTCGTCGCCGCGCGGCACCGCCGGACCGGAGCCCGGCTCGATGTCGACGCTCTCCACGTCCGTCATCCGGCGCAGTTCCCCGCCGGGCGCTACCGCGTACAGACCGTTGTTCGACGCGACCACCACGCCGTCCTCGTGCGTGGTGCCGAAGAAGTAGAGCGTGCCGTCCGGGCCGTACGCCAGCTGTTCCGCCGAACCGGGGCACTGGGCCAGCACTTCGGGCGCCCCGCCGTCGACCGGAAACGCGACCAGGTCGTCCTCGAGCGTCTCCACCCGGTCGAAGTCCCGCGGCACGACCACGACGACCCGCTCGCCGTCCGGCGTCCAGACCGGCCCGTCGACGCTGTACTCGCGCGGCGTCACCGCGGCCGGCTCGCCCGGCTCCTGTGTGTCGAGCACGAACAGCCGCCGCGGCCGGTCGCGCAGGAACCCGACGTTGTCGATGCGGTAGTCGAACCTTGTGATCCGGCGCGGGGCCTCGCCGCCGGGCTCCGGCGCGCGGCCCTCCGCGTCCTCCACGCCGTAGCGGCCCGGCTCGGCTTCCCGCGCGGTGAACGCGATCCACCGCGAATCCGGGGCCCACACCGGCTCGCCCGCGCCGAGCGGCAGCGAGGTCAGCTGCCGGGATTCGCCGCCGCCGGCGGGCATCACGTGCACCTGCGAACTGCCTTCCGCGCCCTTGCCGTCGCCGGTGCGCAGGAAAGCGACCCAGCGTCCGTCCGGCGAAATCGCCGGCGCGGAGTCGCGCGGCCCGTGCGTCCACGGCGTCTCGCCGCCGGACAGCGAGATCCGGCGGATCGAGCTGCGGTACTTGTCGGCTTCCAGGTCGGGGCTGCTCACCGCGGCGAGCAGCAGGTCCCCGCACAGCGTGGGACGGCCGGGAACGGCGAGGACTTCGATGTCAGCAGGACGCATGCCGCCGACCGTACCCGATCTTTAGCAAGGCAAACGACCTCTTTTCCGGCTACTGGGCCCCGACCGCCCGCCGCTCGTCACGCTTGGCTTTGGCCAGGCTCAGCACAGTGGTCACGGTGAGCACCACGACGATGACGCCGAGGGACATCCAGTTGTTGATGTCCAGCCAGGCCGGCGCGACGTGGTACTCGTGCAGCGCGTGCACCACCAGCTTCGCGCCGATGAAGGCGAGGATCACCGCGAGGCCGTAGCTGAGGTAGACCAGCTTCGTGACCAGCCCGCCGAGCAGGAAGTACAGCTGGCGCAGACCCATCAGCGCGAACGCGTTGGCGGTGAAGACCAGGAACGCCTCCTGGGTGATGCCGAAGATCGCCGGGATCGAGTCGACGGCGAACAGCAGGTCGGCGGAGCCGATCGCGACGATGACCAGCAGCATCGGCGTGATCTTCCGCCGGCCGCCTTCCTTCACCAGGTACTTGTGGCCGCGGTAGTCGTCGGTGACCGGGAAGAGCTTGCGCACCCAGCGGGTCAGCGCGTTCTCGTGGTACTCCTCTTCCTCGCCGCCGCCGCGCAGCATGCTGATCGCGGTCCAGACGAGCACCGCGCCGAACACGAAGAACACCCAGACGAACTGGTTGATGAGCGCCGCACCGACCGCGATGAACACGCTCCGCATGGCCAGCGCGAGCAGGATGCCGACCAGCAGCACCCGGTGCTGGTGGATCGCCGGCACCTTGAACGAGGCCATGATGACCATGAAGATGAAGAGATTGTCGACGCTGAGCGAGTACTCGGTGATGTACCCGGTGAAAAACTGGACGCCGGGGTCGTGCCCGGCGAAGAACCACACGCCGGCGCCGAACAGGACGGCGCAGCCGATGTAGAAGATCACCCAGCGAGCCGCCTCGCCGGTCGTCACCTCGTGCGGCTTGTGGTCGACGATCACCAGGTCCACGGCGATCAGCGCGAGCAGTCCGCCGACTGTCGCGAGCCACAGCCACAGGGGCACGTTCATTTCAGGAACCTCCGGATAGTGCGTAGCAGCAACTAACCGGAGGTCTCTTCCGCCGTTTTACCGGCCGGCGATGCCGGGAACCGCCGCGATATCCCTCGCACCGGTCACGTGTTGACGACATCGCCGCGAAGGAATACTCCCCTCACAGCGTGTTCAGTCTGCCGGTTACCGGCTGCGAACGCCAGCCGAGGTTGCCCGCGTCACCGGACCGGCGGTGTCTTCTTCGTCACTCCGGGCGTCGGACGGGGACCAACACCGCGGGATCGCCATCAAATCCGTGTGAGCCCGGCTGTCCGTTCTCAGCAAAAGCCGAATAACGTCGCAGCGTGCCCCGAATTCCGCTCCCTCGCACCCGCGGCGCCCGGTTGACCGCGCTCATCGCCGTGGTGCTGGTCGCCGTCGCCGCGGTGACTGTCTGGGCGACCCGCGACCGCGGCCCCGCGCCGGTCCGGACGCAGGACGCGTTCGTCTCGATGCCCGCCGCCCCCGGTTCCGCCGACCAGGTCCGGATCGACACCACGACCTATTACCCCGAACGCACGCCCGCGCCCGCGGTGCTGCTCGCGCACGGCTTCGGCGGCGACAAGAAGAGCGTCGACCCGCAGGCCCGCGAACTCGCCCAGCGCGGCTTCGTGGTGCTGGCTTGGTCCGCGCGCGGGTTCGGGCACAGCACCGGCAAGATCGGACTGAACGACCCGGACCGCGAAGTCGCCGACGCCAGCCGGTTGATCGACCGGCTGATCGCGAGTCATGACGTCGCCACCGGCGCGGGAGGCGCGCCGGAGATCGGCGTGACCGGCGCGTCCTACGGCGGTTCGCTTTCGCTGCTGCTCGCCGGCACCGATCACCGGGTGCGCGCGCTCGCGCCGGTGATCACCTACAACGATCTGGGGCAAGCGCTCGTCCCCAACGCCGCCGCGGCGAACGGCCCGTCGGCGACGACTCCGGCGGCCGGCGCCTTCGCGCCGGACGGCGTCTTCAAGAAGAGCTGGGCGGGCATCTTCTTCTCCGCCGGCTCGGGTGCGGCCACAGCCGGCACGCCCTCCGCTGAGGCGCCCGAAGCTGGGCAGGCGACCAACGACAACGGCGGCACCGCGGGCAACGGGGGCAACGGCGGCACCGGGGGCGGCACCACCCCGCAGATCGCCGCGCCGCCTGCCGGCGCCCGGGTGCCCACGGCCGATCCGTGCGGCCGGTTCACCGCCGAGGTTTGCCAGGCGTACACGGAATTGGCGACCACCGGCAAGGCCAGCCCGGCGACCCTCGCACTGCTGCACCGCGTCTCCCCCTCTTCGGTGACCGGCAAGATCACCGCGCCGACGCTGCTCGTCCAGGGCGAGAGCGACACGCTGTTCGGCCTCGACCAGTCCGACGCGACCGCTCGGCAGATCACCGCGGCCGGCGGCTCGGTGCGCACGATCTGGTACACCGGCGGCCACGACGGCGGCACTCCCGGACCTCAGCTGCGCGCGAAGATCGGCGACTTCCTGTGGTCCTCGCTGACCGGACAGGGCGATCCCGGGCACGGATTCAGC
This sequence is a window from Amycolatopsis benzoatilytica AK 16/65. Protein-coding genes within it:
- a CDS encoding S9 family peptidase — protein: MRPADIEVLAVPGRPTLCGDLLLAAVSSPDLEADKYRSSIRRISLSGGETPWTHGPRDSAPAISPDGRWVAFLRTGDGKGAEGSSQVHVMPAGGGESRQLTSLPLGAGEPVWAPDSRWIAFTAREAEPGRYGVEDAEGRAPEPGGEAPRRITRFDYRIDNVGFLRDRPRRLFVLDTQEPGEPAAVTPREYSVDGPVWTPDGERVVVVVPRDFDRVETLEDDLVAFPVDGGAPEVLAQCPGSAEQLAYGPDGTLYFFGTTHEDGVVVASNNGLYAVAPGGELRRMTDVESVDIEPGSGPAVPRGDELLFAVRNRGAVELRAVSAAAKNAVLADLRVLHAGQSAVHGFAADGETIVAVVAGPESAGDLAVLSADGPRTLTDYSKPLRDKGLCEVVELETTAPDGYPVHGWLVLPDGDGPHPVLRVVHGGPFTQQEWTVFDEAQVYASAGFAVVLGNPRGSAGYGQAHGTSVVHHLGTVDVDDVLALLDKALERPDLDASRTGIMGGSYGGFMTSWVAAKHPDRFRAAWSERAVNAWDSFAGSSDIGYFFTDGYVGPDQEEQRRRSPLTYAADVRIPFAVVHSEQDWRCPLEQAQRQFVALRTAGVETEFLLFPGEGHELTRSGKPRHRVQRFEAVLDWWSRHLS
- a CDS encoding TerC family protein, whose product is MNVPLWLWLATVGGLLALIAVDLVIVDHKPHEVTTGEAARWVIFYIGCAVLFGAGVWFFAGHDPGVQFFTGYITEYSLSVDNLFIFMVIMASFKVPAIHQHRVLLVGILLALAMRSVFIAVGAALINQFVWVFFVFGAVLVWTAISMLRGGGEEEEYHENALTRWVRKLFPVTDDYRGHKYLVKEGGRRKITPMLLVIVAIGSADLLFAVDSIPAIFGITQEAFLVFTANAFALMGLRQLYFLLGGLVTKLVYLSYGLAVILAFIGAKLVVHALHEYHVAPAWLDINNWMSLGVIVVVLTVTTVLSLAKAKRDERRAVGAQ